A genome region from Microplitis demolitor isolate Queensland-Clemson2020A chromosome 1, iyMicDemo2.1a, whole genome shotgun sequence includes the following:
- the LOC103578754 gene encoding putative uncharacterized protein DDB_G0286901, with protein MRYRGPVWTRTETEALLSSIIKNNLLEKSATSGQLSHSLVKPLQSKGFERTAMQIRLKLRALRLSYQKCKKKGCSPNAMKECPYYSLLNKIYANQEELMVKQEPANETLEEPLNISDITNNTNIWIDQEVQTMLTIIDDMCLANDLSLNGFTNSALKLISNALQISGINRSVNQVRIALTSLKVAYVRSRESLEKGIETLTCPYYDYLDKIWGGEKISRDCGTKKCQVERLPSIDDAISEVIQGKDIHSRHHHGNEIDLKNGLEHEVNSFSLDDNNFTLDGNNYGLNDDNNYTLDHTNYNVDNNYLLNDNYAVESIESIDDEDDDEDSDGNPAVVVDLCGDTDDNNVNNDDNPTQINGDDKLSNCNGQVQETIDDTDDQAVKNINNNIDADANVNTNNNKISNNVNNNNVQTPGTLKRIVLWTHDEIMVMLKTIEEMGLMKTKKLNFNNANKLIGPLAERGYTRTSSQIVSKIKNMRSSYLRCIGQGCTSDALKECPYFEALDKIYKQFNKSPGVMLESEETSPKKSLHNDTNGFINDKESESCDHSYNSVTIDNDNDADRKLKKPDQDVLWSPVESIVENDVNMRIEDQFVPTSIEQNGVGMEQDEHEPREQQNYLDDGIMEHENIEIIDNCELNSSILNGIDSEVSLVQFVNNKIDGVTNDDEPVVVANIKTEKVQSDEEVDHSQPTDITMSLNSGKIINPDIILEHDSSANESVIRDKRSAATMNGNLNNTHDSLIELKPVQQSSIKTEVLVTNETSSSRGHSQTCSGNSLSSEFMESVVQQILKHEEQLQEQHHRWMEQQFEIQRQHDRSQRELLLNELREFRKTLGHSNSNNNFLSDH; from the exons ATGAGATACCGAGGGCCAGTATGGACAAGAACAGAAACGGAAGCATTGCTGagttcaattataaaaaacaatttgctAGAAAAGTCTGCCACAAGTGGGCAGCTGAGTCACTCGCTGGTGAAACCGTTGCAGAGCAAAGGATTCGAGCGCACCGCGATGCAGATAAGACTTAAATTGCGCGCGCTGCGTTTGAGCTACCAGAAATGCAAGAAGAAAGGCTGCTCGCCAAATGCTATGAAAGAGTGTCCCTACTACTCGTTGCTGAACAAAATATACGCGAACCAGGAAGAGCTGATGGTCAAGCAGGAGCCAGCCAACGAAACCTTGGAGGAGCCTTTGAACATTAGCGATATTACCAACAATACAAACATTTGGATTGATCAGGAAGTGCAGACAATGTTGACGATAATTGACGACATGTGTCTTGCTAACGACTTATCGTTGAACGGTTTCACCAACTCAGCACTAAAGCTGATCAGCAACGCGCTCCAAATATCTGGAATAAACAGATCTGTCAACCAGGTCAGGATAGCGCTGACGAGTCTCAAGGTTGCTTATGTCAGAAGTCGGGAGTCTCTGGAGAAAGGGATTGAGACTTTGACTTGCCCTTACTACGATTACCTGGACAAGATCTGGGGCGGAGAGAAGATTAGTCGTGACTGTGGGACAAAGAAATGTCAGGTCGAGAGGCTGCCTTCCATCGATGACGCCATCAGCGAAGTCATCCAGGGTAAAGACATCCACAGTCGTCACCACCATGGCAATGAAATTGATCTCAAGAACGGATTGGAGCACGAGGTCAACAGTTTCTCccttgatgataataattttacattagaCGGTAATAATTATGGTTTGAAtgacgataataattatacactGGATCATACCAATtataatgttgataataattatttgttgaatGACAATTACGCTGTTGAGAGTATTGAAAGTATTGACGATGAGGATGATGACGAAGATTCCGATGGTAATCCTGCTGTCGTTGTTGATTTATGCGGTGATactgatgataataatgttaataatgatGACAATCCAACTCAAATTAATGGTGATGATAAATTAAGCAATTGCAATGGTCAAGTGCAAGAGACAATCGATGATACAGATGATCAAgctgttaaaaatattaataataatattgatgcTGATGCTAATGtcaatactaataataataagattagtaataatgttaataataataatgtacagACACCCGGAACACTAAAGAGAATAGTCTTGTGGACGCATGACGAAATAATGGTGATGCTGAAAACTATCGAGGAAATGGGTTTGatgaaaaccaaaaaattaaactttaataatgCAAACAAGCTTATTGGTCCATTAGCTGAGCGCGGGTACACGAGAACTAGCTCGCAGATCgtaagcaaaataaaaaacatgcGTTCTAGTTATCTAAGATGTATCGGCCAGGGCTGCACATCGGACGCGCTCAAGGAGTGCCCTTACTTTGAGGCTCTCGACAAGATCTACaagcaatttaataaatctccAGGAGTTATGCTGGAGTCGGAAGAGACGAGTCCGAAAAAAAGTCTGCATAATGATACCAATggatttattaatgataaagagTCTGAGTCATGTGACCACAGCTACAATTCTGTCACTATTGACAATGATAATGACGCtgatagaaaattaaagaaaccTGACCAGGATGTCCTTTGGTCACCGGTTGAATCCATCGTTG aAAATGACGTCAATATGAGAATAGAAGATCAATTTGTACCAACAAGTATTGAGCAAAATGGAGTGGGGATGGAGCAAGACGAGCATGAACCTCGGGagcaacaaaattatttagatgaCGGTATAATGGAACATGAAaacattgaaataattgataactgtgaattaaattcatcaataTTAAATGGGATTGATTCTGAAGTATCACTGGTTCagtttgttaataataaaatagacgGAGTGACAAATGACGACGAGCCGGTTGTCGTCGCCAATATTAAGACAGAAAAAGTACAATCTGACGAAGAGGTTGATCACTCACAGCCAACGGATATCACAATGTCACTTAACTCCGGCAAAATAATAAACCCGGACATCATTTTGGAGCACGACTCCTCCGCCAATGAGAGCGTCATCAGAGACAAAAGATCAGCAGCTACTATGAACGGTAACCTGAACAACACCCACGACAGTTTAATAGAGTTGAAACCTGTCCAACAATCGAGCATCAAGACCGAAGTTCTCGTCACCAACGAAACCTCTTCCTCGCGAGGACACTCGCAGACCTGCTCCGGAAACTCACTGAGCTCCGAATTTATGGAGTCCGTCGTCCAGCAGATATTGAAGCACGAGGAGCAGCTCCAGGAGCAGCACCACAGATGGATGGAGCAGCAATTCGAGATCCAAAGACAGCACGACCGTAGCCAGCGCGAGTTGCTGCTAAATGAGCTACGGGAATTCCGCAAAACATTAGGGcactcaaattcaaataataattttttatctgatcattaa